From the Priestia koreensis genome, one window contains:
- a CDS encoding pirin family protein, with translation MIQVHKANARHAVKTDWLESHLSFSFGPYYDSENIQFGPLRVFNDDTVQPDKGFGIHPHREAEIVSIVLKGQLKHEDSLGNSGTLHVGDVQVMSAGTGALHSEFNPSSTEETQFLQLWFLPNKSQLTPSYEDVSYDQEQLRNQLLPIISHTPSANVAKINQDVTLYLSKLEQGKELTFDQPKGRKIYVFTIEGELRLNAETVVENRDAARVTDTENLHIKASEDSFFLLIDLPGGE, from the coding sequence TTGATTCAAGTACATAAAGCAAACGCAAGACATGCGGTTAAGACGGATTGGCTAGAAAGTCACCTTAGCTTTTCATTTGGTCCGTACTATGATTCAGAGAATATTCAGTTTGGTCCACTTCGAGTGTTTAATGATGACACGGTACAGCCTGACAAGGGATTTGGAATTCACCCTCATCGGGAAGCAGAAATTGTTTCCATTGTTTTAAAAGGTCAGTTAAAGCATGAGGACAGTCTTGGCAATTCAGGAACGTTGCACGTAGGGGATGTTCAAGTAATGAGCGCAGGTACGGGCGCACTTCATTCCGAGTTTAATCCGTCGTCTACGGAAGAGACACAGTTTTTACAGCTTTGGTTTTTACCGAATAAAAGTCAGTTAACGCCTTCATATGAAGATGTATCTTATGACCAAGAACAGCTTCGTAATCAGCTTCTACCGATTATTTCGCACACACCATCCGCAAACGTAGCGAAAATTAATCAAGATGTGACTCTATATCTTTCAAAACTTGAACAGGGGAAAGAGTTAACGTTTGACCAACCAAAAGGTCGAAAAATCTATGTGTTTACGATTGAAGGCGAGCTCCGCTTAAATGCAGAAACTGTAGTAGAAAACCGCGATGCTGCAAGAGTAACAGATACGGAGAATCTTCATATTAAAGCATCAGAAGACAGCTTCTTTTTACTAATTGACCTACCAGGAGGGGAGTAA
- a CDS encoding GlsB/YeaQ/YmgE family stress response membrane protein: MGIIWTLIVGGIIGWLAGLIVGRDVPGGIIGNIIAGFIGSWLGGLILGSWGPVIGNFAIIPSIIGAIILILIVSFVLRRTGRRNSHA; encoded by the coding sequence ATGGGAATTATATGGACTTTAATCGTAGGTGGAATTATTGGGTGGCTTGCTGGACTAATCGTAGGACGTGACGTCCCTGGAGGTATTATCGGAAATATTATCGCTGGTTTTATTGGTTCTTGGTTAGGTGGACTTATTTTAGGAAGCTGGGGACCTGTAATCGGTAACTTTGCTATCATCCCTTCAATCATCGGAGCAATTATCTTAATCCTAATTGTTAGCTTTGTTTTAAGAAGAACAGGAAGACGAAACAGCCACGCATAA
- a CDS encoding SDR family oxidoreductase, which translates to MTNRFDGKVVLITGAGSGLGQASALQVAKEGAKLSLVDLNSSSLEETKAKVLEAVPSAEVLLITANVTDEKAVESFINQTVETFEKIDAFFNNAGIEGKQSLTEEYGTDEFQKVVDVNLNGVFFGLKYVLKVMRKQGFGSIVNAASVGGIRGIGSQSGYAASKHGVVGLTRNSGIEYGQYGISIKAIAPGAIMTPMVEGSLKQIDPENWEEVGKQFVETNPMKRFGKPEEVGYLVAFLLSDQANFINATVIPIDGGQSYKY; encoded by the coding sequence ATGACAAATCGTTTTGATGGAAAAGTAGTTTTAATTACAGGTGCTGGATCTGGACTTGGACAAGCTTCTGCTTTACAAGTAGCGAAAGAAGGAGCAAAACTTTCACTCGTTGATTTGAATTCTTCTTCATTAGAAGAAACAAAAGCAAAAGTTCTAGAAGCTGTTCCAAGTGCAGAAGTATTGCTTATTACAGCAAATGTAACGGACGAAAAAGCAGTTGAAAGTTTTATTAATCAAACAGTAGAGACATTTGAGAAAATTGATGCTTTTTTCAACAATGCAGGAATTGAAGGAAAACAAAGCCTAACAGAAGAGTATGGTACCGACGAATTTCAAAAAGTAGTGGACGTGAACTTAAATGGTGTCTTTTTCGGTCTAAAATACGTATTAAAAGTGATGCGCAAACAAGGTTTTGGCTCAATTGTTAATGCTGCTTCAGTAGGTGGTATTCGTGGAATCGGAAGTCAATCTGGTTATGCAGCTAGTAAACATGGCGTAGTTGGATTAACACGAAACTCTGGTATTGAATATGGTCAATATGGAATTAGTATTAAAGCAATCGCTCCTGGTGCCATTATGACTCCAATGGTTGAAGGGTCACTAAAACAAATTGATCCTGAAAATTGGGAAGAAGTAGGAAAACAATTCGTTGAGACTAATCCAATGAAACGATTTGGAAAACCGGAAGAAGTAGGTTACTTAGTTGCCTTCCTTCTATCTGATCAAGCAAACTTCATTAATGCCACAGTTATTCCAATCGATGGCGGGCAATCTTATAAATATTAA
- a CDS encoding SDR family NAD(P)-dependent oxidoreductase, with translation MGKLQDNVAVITGGASGIGAETARLFVSEGAKVVLVDLNEEKGKAFEEELKAITPHVLFIKADITSEEEVENIFAQAVSTFGTVDVVFNNAGIGRVHPSHDLEYSEWRKTVNVDLDGVFLVARESIRNMLKTGGGTIVNTASMYGWVGSPGSAAYNAAKGGVINLTRSLALEYADQNIRINALCPGFIDTPIIPEEDKQALASITPLKRLGKAEEMAKAVLFMSSDDSSFMTGSSLTLDGGYTAQ, from the coding sequence ATGGGGAAATTACAAGATAACGTAGCCGTTATAACTGGAGGAGCTTCTGGTATTGGAGCAGAAACAGCACGTTTATTTGTTTCAGAGGGTGCCAAAGTCGTTTTGGTGGACTTAAACGAAGAAAAAGGAAAAGCTTTTGAAGAAGAATTGAAAGCGATCACACCGCATGTTCTCTTCATAAAAGCTGACATTACGAGTGAAGAAGAAGTTGAAAATATCTTTGCACAAGCTGTTTCTACATTTGGGACAGTAGATGTCGTTTTCAATAATGCAGGAATCGGTCGTGTTCACCCTTCACATGACTTGGAATATTCAGAATGGCGCAAAACGGTAAACGTTGACTTAGACGGGGTCTTTTTAGTAGCACGTGAGTCCATCCGTAACATGTTAAAAACAGGCGGCGGTACGATTGTTAATACGGCTTCTATGTATGGATGGGTAGGTTCACCTGGCTCAGCGGCTTATAATGCTGCAAAAGGTGGCGTTATTAACTTAACTCGTTCCCTTGCCCTTGAATATGCGGATCAAAATATTCGCATTAACGCACTGTGCCCTGGGTTTATTGATACCCCTATTATACCGGAAGAGGACAAACAAGCATTAGCTTCTATTACACCTTTAAAACGCTTAGGTAAAGCAGAAGAAATGGCAAAAGCAGTTTTATTCATGTCATCTGATGACTCTTCGTTTATGACGGGTAGTAGCTTAACTTTAGACGGTGGATATACAGCTCAGTAA
- a CDS encoding TetR/AcrR family transcriptional regulator, with the protein MHSEQSEESKRQHRTKEHLKQALIKLIKEKGYHNVTVKNIVDSAAYNRSTFYIHYPDKIELANDLLANMLQGLEKSLGMPYQRGHKKYTANLNELSLDIVFYIYNNRHFFELINQDDTLPGLHIQFPQTIVKIYKEQFVFETINRIPVNMEYFKRYTAYGFYGLLQNWIRNGFQETPQEFIREVIDLAKTHIYSIEYIGNEPSINGRSN; encoded by the coding sequence ATGCACAGCGAACAAAGTGAAGAATCAAAGCGCCAGCATCGAACGAAAGAACACTTAAAACAAGCGCTGATTAAACTCATAAAAGAGAAGGGGTATCATAATGTAACGGTTAAGAATATTGTTGATTCTGCTGCTTACAATCGGAGTACCTTTTACATTCATTATCCTGACAAAATTGAACTTGCCAACGATCTGCTGGCCAACATGCTTCAAGGTCTAGAAAAATCATTAGGAATGCCGTATCAGAGGGGACATAAAAAGTACACAGCTAATCTCAATGAGCTCTCTCTTGACATCGTCTTCTACATCTATAACAATCGCCATTTTTTTGAGCTCATTAATCAGGACGATACGTTGCCAGGATTGCATATACAGTTTCCGCAAACAATTGTGAAAATATATAAAGAGCAATTTGTTTTTGAAACGATTAATCGTATACCCGTCAATATGGAATATTTTAAACGCTATACAGCTTATGGATTTTATGGGCTTCTTCAAAATTGGATACGAAATGGTTTTCAAGAAACACCGCAGGAATTTATCCGTGAAGTAATTGATTTAGCAAAAACACATATCTATTCAATCGAGTATATCGGAAATGAACCATCAATTAACGGAAGGAGCAATTAA